A genomic window from Candidatus Andeanibacterium colombiense includes:
- a CDS encoding TOBE domain-containing protein yields the protein MKISARNQLAGTVTAVTPGAVNGTVKVDIGGGNVVTASITEEAIADLGLQAGDKVTVFVKASDVLIGKA from the coding sequence ATGAAGATCAGCGCGCGCAACCAGCTTGCCGGCACGGTGACCGCGGTCACCCCCGGAGCGGTCAACGGGACGGTCAAGGTCGATATCGGCGGCGGCAATGTGGTGACCGCGAGCATCACCGAAGAAGCAATCGCCGATCTCGGGCTTCAGGCGGGCGACAAGGTTACGGTGTTCGTGAAGGCGAGCGACGTGCTGATCGGCAAGGCCTGA